The following coding sequences lie in one Azospirillum humicireducens genomic window:
- the cobU gene encoding bifunctional adenosylcobinamide kinase/adenosylcobinamide-phosphate guanylyltransferase, protein MSADLTLVLGGARSGKSRYAEGLVTALGGPRVYIATSQVWDAEMAERVAKHRDDRGPDWTTVEEPRDLTGALRSHAAAGTGVLVDCLTLWLTNLLMAEADIAAETAALVELLPTLPGRVVLVSNEVGLGIVPDNALARRFRDHAGRLHQSIAAVAPRVVLTVAGLPMFVKGTPA, encoded by the coding sequence ATGAGTGCGGACCTGACCCTGGTTCTCGGTGGCGCCCGCTCCGGCAAGAGCCGCTATGCCGAGGGGCTGGTGACTGCATTGGGCGGTCCGCGCGTCTACATCGCCACCTCGCAAGTGTGGGACGCGGAGATGGCGGAGCGGGTGGCAAAGCATCGCGACGACCGCGGCCCCGACTGGACCACGGTGGAGGAGCCGCGCGACCTGACCGGCGCGCTCCGCAGCCACGCCGCCGCCGGCACCGGCGTGCTGGTCGATTGCCTGACCCTGTGGCTGACCAACCTGTTGATGGCCGAGGCCGATATCGCGGCGGAGACCGCGGCGCTGGTGGAGCTTCTGCCGACGCTGCCGGGCCGGGTGGTCCTGGTCTCCAACGAGGTCGGGCTCGGCATCGTCCCCGACAATGCGCTGGCGCGCCGCTTCCGTGACCATGCCGGCCGCCTGCACCAATCCATTGCGGCCGTGGCGCCGCGCGTCGTGCTGACCGTCGCCGGTCTGCCGATGTTCGTGAAGGGAACCCCCGCATGA
- a CDS encoding cupin domain-containing protein, with product MPKPPVIDPTALTAQTGATDYPQPFRAQVAGRHRVALGDPLGLTNFGVNLTRLAPGASSALRHWHSRQDEFVYVVDGELTLVTDAGETLLTAGMCAGFPHGVADGHHLINRSSRPASYLEVGDRSDGDEASYSDEDMVWRDGAYRHRDGTPWE from the coding sequence GTGCCGAAACCGCCGGTCATTGATCCAACCGCCCTGACCGCCCAAACCGGCGCCACCGACTATCCGCAGCCCTTCCGGGCGCAGGTGGCCGGGCGGCACCGGGTTGCACTGGGCGATCCGCTGGGGCTGACCAATTTCGGCGTCAATTTGACCCGGCTGGCTCCCGGTGCCTCCTCCGCCCTGCGCCACTGGCACAGCCGCCAGGACGAATTCGTCTATGTGGTGGACGGCGAACTGACCCTGGTCACCGATGCGGGCGAGACCTTGCTGACCGCCGGCATGTGCGCCGGATTTCCCCATGGCGTCGCCGACGGCCACCACCTGATCAACCGCAGCAGCCGGCCGGCCAGCTACCTGGAGGTCGGCGACCGCAGCGACGGCGACGAGGCCAGCTATTCCGACGAGGACATGGTGTGGCGCGACGGCGCCTATCGCCACCGCGACGGGACGCCCTGGGAATGA
- a CDS encoding alpha/beta hydrolase codes for MSNLEIISRRPAGTPKAPPLLFVHGAFSGAWIWDAKFLPWFASRGWEAHAVSLRGHGNSEGRDRLHEFGIADYVDDVLQAADGLSAPPVLIGHSMGGMVVQRALSKRRFAGGVLMASAPPYGLWSSTMGLAWRSPYVFQQMAMLTTFGEKAIDPDAIRRAMFSDKMPRDEAARYEAFLQEESRRVLLDIGGWIPFPVLPPRDMPVMVMGAEEDLLFPRAEVIATAMALNTQPVFMPGMGHAMMLEQDWQAVAERVEQWVSAEAMAQVG; via the coding sequence ATGTCCAACCTGGAAATCATCAGCCGCCGTCCCGCCGGTACGCCGAAAGCGCCGCCGCTCCTGTTCGTCCATGGTGCCTTCAGCGGCGCCTGGATCTGGGATGCCAAGTTCCTGCCCTGGTTCGCCTCGCGCGGGTGGGAAGCGCATGCCGTCTCGCTCCGCGGCCATGGCAACAGCGAGGGGCGCGACCGGTTGCATGAGTTCGGCATCGCCGATTATGTGGATGACGTCCTGCAGGCGGCGGACGGCCTGTCGGCGCCGCCGGTGCTGATCGGTCATTCCATGGGCGGCATGGTGGTGCAGCGCGCGCTGTCCAAGCGCCGCTTTGCCGGCGGCGTGCTGATGGCGTCGGCCCCGCCCTACGGTCTGTGGTCCTCCACGATGGGGCTGGCCTGGAGGTCGCCTTATGTGTTCCAGCAGATGGCGATGCTGACGACCTTCGGCGAGAAGGCCATCGACCCGGACGCGATCCGTCGCGCCATGTTCTCCGACAAGATGCCGCGCGATGAGGCCGCGAGATACGAGGCGTTTCTGCAGGAGGAATCGCGCCGGGTGCTGCTGGACATCGGCGGCTGGATCCCCTTCCCCGTGCTGCCGCCGCGCGACATGCCTGTGATGGTGATGGGCGCGGAGGAGGATCTGCTTTTCCCGCGCGCGGAAGTGATCGCCACCGCGATGGCGCTGAACACCCAGCCGGTCTTCATGCCGGGGATGGGGCACGCGATGATGCTGGAACAGGACTGGCAGGCGGTCGCCGAGCGGGTCGAGCAGTGGGTCTCGGCGGAGGCGATGGCGCAGGTGGGGTGA
- a CDS encoding entericidin A/B family lipoprotein has translation MHHAKNRRQRATARAIPFPARELVILTFLMALTALLTGCNTVEGAGQDVQAGGRAIERTVD, from the coding sequence ATGCACCACGCCAAGAACCGCCGGCAGCGCGCCACTGCCCGCGCCATCCCGTTCCCTGCGCGTGAACTGGTGATCCTGACCTTCCTGATGGCGCTGACGGCCCTGCTGACCGGCTGCAACACGGTGGAGGGCGCCGGGCAGGACGTGCAGGCCGGCGGCCGGGCGATTGAACGGACAGTCGATTGA
- a CDS encoding MATE family efflux transporter, with protein sequence MSTATLPTPEPLRARLAAHIGELLRLAAPVIVSRAGLMVMMAVDTAIVGRYSAQELAYYGLAHLPGNIMVGTGVGLLMGTVMITAHAFGAGNDAECGRAWRRSVPYALLLGVLFALVSLLGDPLFQAGGQTPDMAAGGAHVLAVLGLGAPGMMLYITTGFFLEGVKRPLPGMVAMVIGNIVNAALAWALVWGHVGLEPLGAVGSAWATTIVRWGMGLGLVAYVWWMRDHHRWQVRLPVADWWSGAARQRHLGYAAGLSIGVESGAFGGLGLFAGMISPLALGAYTVGLNLTALPFMAAVGLASATAVRVGVAYGRGDRSDMALAGWTGLGVTSAILAGVGILYRSMPEALGAIYTNDPELLEAVVPLIAFAAWILIADGGQTVMANALRGRHDAWVPTALHFFSYAVVMIPVSAFLVFGLGHGAHGLFEGILIASLVSVTILSVRFALLSRR encoded by the coding sequence ATGAGCACCGCCACCCTGCCCACGCCCGAGCCGTTGCGCGCGCGCCTCGCCGCCCACATCGGCGAGCTGCTGCGGCTGGCGGCGCCGGTGATCGTCTCCCGCGCCGGGCTGATGGTGATGATGGCGGTCGACACGGCGATCGTCGGCCGCTACTCGGCGCAGGAACTGGCCTATTACGGGCTGGCCCATCTGCCGGGCAACATCATGGTCGGCACCGGCGTCGGCCTGTTGATGGGCACGGTCATGATCACCGCCCACGCCTTCGGCGCCGGCAACGATGCCGAGTGCGGGCGGGCGTGGCGTCGGTCCGTTCCCTATGCGCTGCTGCTGGGGGTGCTGTTCGCGCTGGTCTCGCTGCTGGGCGATCCGCTGTTCCAGGCGGGCGGCCAGACGCCGGACATGGCGGCGGGCGGCGCCCATGTGCTGGCGGTGCTTGGCCTCGGCGCACCCGGCATGATGCTGTACATCACCACCGGCTTCTTCCTGGAGGGCGTCAAGCGGCCGCTGCCAGGCATGGTCGCGATGGTGATCGGCAACATCGTGAACGCCGCACTCGCCTGGGCGCTCGTCTGGGGCCATGTCGGGCTGGAGCCGCTGGGCGCCGTCGGCTCGGCCTGGGCCACAACCATCGTGCGCTGGGGCATGGGACTGGGGCTGGTCGCCTATGTCTGGTGGATGCGCGACCATCACCGCTGGCAGGTCCGCCTGCCGGTGGCCGACTGGTGGAGCGGCGCCGCCCGCCAGCGCCATCTCGGCTATGCCGCCGGTCTCAGCATCGGGGTGGAGAGCGGCGCCTTCGGCGGTCTCGGCCTGTTCGCCGGGATGATCTCCCCGCTGGCGCTGGGCGCCTATACGGTGGGCCTGAACCTGACCGCCCTGCCCTTCATGGCGGCGGTCGGGCTGGCGTCGGCGACGGCGGTGCGGGTGGGCGTCGCCTACGGCCGCGGCGACCGCAGCGACATGGCGCTGGCCGGCTGGACCGGGCTTGGCGTCACCAGCGCCATCCTGGCCGGCGTCGGCATCCTCTACCGCAGCATGCCCGAGGCCCTGGGCGCCATCTACACCAACGACCCCGAGCTGCTGGAGGCGGTGGTGCCGCTGATCGCCTTCGCCGCCTGGATCCTGATTGCCGACGGTGGCCAGACGGTGATGGCGAACGCGCTGCGCGGCCGGCACGACGCCTGGGTCCCGACCGCGCTGCATTTCTTCTCCTACGCGGTGGTGATGATTCCGGTATCGGCCTTCCTCGTTTTCGGTCTCGGCCACGGCGCCCATGGGCTGTTCGAGGGAATCCTGATCGCCAGCCTGGTTTCGGTGACGATCCTGTCGGTGCGATTCGCGCTTCTCAGCCGGCGCTGA
- the gyrA gene encoding DNA gyrase subunit A, whose amino-acid sequence MSNTPLPPASDIAPINIEDEMRKSYLDYAMSVIVSRALPDVRDGLKPVHRRILYAMKEGGYDSTKPYKKSARIVGDVMGKYHPHGDSAIYDAMVRMAQDFSMRLPLIDGQGNFGSMDGDPPAAMRYTEARLAKAAEALLDDIDKDTIDFQASYDDSGREPTVVPARFPNLLVNGAGGIAVGMATNIPTHNLGEVIDACCAYIDNPDITLEELMEHVPGPDFPTGGLILGRSGSRAALQTGRGSIILRAKTHFEEVRKDRTAIVATEIPYQVNKAKLMERIGEVVNDKIIEGISDLRDESDRDGVRVVIELKRDAVPDVVLAQLFRHTQLQTSFGVNMLALNGGRPELMHLQQIIAAFIRFREQVITRRTEFLLGKARERAHTLVGLAVAVANLDAMIELIRSAPDPVWAREEMMNREWPVHDVGPLIELIDEPGRGVSEQGTYRLSEVQARAILDLRLHRLTGLERDKIGAELTDVTDQIADFLATLANRPKLMGILRDELVEMKERFGTPRRTEIQDLEFEADIEDLIQREDMVVTVSQSGYVKRVPLSTYRAQKRGGKGRAGMSMKAEDAVSDLFVANTHTPLLLFSNRGMVYKLKVYRLPLGNPQARGKAFVNLLPLIDGETITTVLPLPEDEAAWADLHVVFATSKGNVRRNRMSDFANIRSNGLIAMKLEEEGERLIGVHTCSETDDVLLATRGGKCIRFPVDDVRVFAGRTSTGVRGIKLADGDEVVSLSILAHVDATPEERAAFFKMKRDEGLEMEGEAAPEADDVPADSVTLTQERYEELKQKEQYILTVSDRGYGKRSSSYEYRIAGRGGQGIWNMEMGERNGSIVAAFPVESNHQVMMVTNGGQVIRMPLHDVRVAGRKTLGVTLFRVGAEERVVSVATIAEEDGDNGVETGGEANGSDGSVGDAGSAATPNE is encoded by the coding sequence TTGAGCAATACGCCCCTTCCTCCCGCCTCCGACATCGCGCCGATCAACATCGAAGACGAGATGCGGAAATCGTATCTCGACTACGCGATGAGCGTGATCGTGAGCCGCGCCCTGCCCGACGTCCGCGACGGGCTGAAGCCGGTGCACCGGCGCATCCTCTACGCGATGAAGGAGGGCGGGTACGACTCGACCAAGCCCTACAAGAAGTCGGCGCGCATCGTCGGCGACGTGATGGGTAAATACCACCCGCACGGCGACAGCGCGATCTACGACGCCATGGTCCGCATGGCGCAGGACTTCTCGATGCGCCTGCCGCTGATCGACGGCCAGGGCAATTTCGGCTCGATGGACGGCGACCCACCGGCGGCGATGCGCTACACCGAGGCGCGGCTTGCCAAGGCGGCGGAAGCGCTGCTGGACGACATCGACAAGGACACCATCGATTTCCAGGCCAGCTACGACGATTCGGGCCGCGAGCCCACCGTCGTCCCGGCCCGCTTCCCGAACCTGCTGGTGAACGGCGCCGGCGGCATCGCCGTCGGCATGGCGACCAACATCCCGACCCACAATCTGGGCGAGGTGATCGACGCCTGCTGCGCCTACATCGACAATCCCGACATCACGCTCGAAGAGCTGATGGAGCATGTGCCCGGACCCGATTTCCCGACGGGCGGCCTGATCCTCGGCCGGTCGGGCAGCCGGGCGGCGCTGCAGACCGGGCGCGGTTCGATCATCCTGCGGGCCAAGACCCATTTCGAGGAGGTGCGCAAGGACCGCACCGCCATCGTCGCGACCGAGATCCCCTATCAGGTCAACAAGGCCAAGCTGATGGAACGCATCGGCGAGGTCGTGAACGACAAGATCATCGAGGGCATCTCGGACCTGCGCGACGAGTCCGACCGCGACGGCGTGCGCGTGGTGATCGAACTGAAGCGCGACGCGGTCCCCGACGTGGTGCTGGCCCAGCTGTTCCGCCACACCCAGCTCCAGACCTCCTTCGGCGTCAACATGCTGGCGTTGAACGGCGGCCGTCCGGAGCTGATGCATCTCCAGCAGATCATCGCCGCCTTCATCCGCTTCCGCGAGCAGGTCATCACCCGCCGGACCGAGTTCCTGCTGGGCAAGGCGCGCGAGCGGGCGCACACCTTGGTCGGCCTGGCGGTCGCCGTCGCCAACCTCGATGCGATGATCGAGCTGATCCGCAGCGCCCCCGATCCGGTCTGGGCGCGCGAGGAGATGATGAACCGCGAATGGCCGGTTCATGACGTCGGCCCGCTGATCGAACTGATCGACGAGCCCGGCCGCGGCGTCAGCGAACAGGGCACCTACCGCCTGTCGGAAGTCCAGGCCCGCGCGATCCTCGACCTGCGCCTGCACCGCCTGACCGGGCTGGAGCGCGACAAGATCGGCGCCGAGCTGACCGACGTCACCGACCAGATCGCCGATTTCCTGGCCACGCTCGCCAACCGGCCGAAGCTGATGGGCATCCTGCGCGACGAGCTGGTCGAGATGAAGGAGCGGTTCGGCACCCCGCGACGCACCGAAATCCAGGATCTGGAGTTCGAGGCCGACATCGAGGACCTGATCCAGCGCGAGGACATGGTCGTCACCGTCAGCCAGTCCGGTTATGTGAAGCGGGTGCCGCTGTCGACCTACCGGGCGCAGAAGCGCGGCGGCAAGGGCCGCGCCGGCATGTCGATGAAGGCGGAGGATGCGGTCAGCGACCTGTTCGTCGCCAACACCCACACGCCGCTGCTGCTCTTCTCCAACCGCGGCATGGTCTACAAGCTGAAGGTCTACCGCCTGCCGCTGGGCAACCCGCAGGCGCGCGGCAAGGCCTTCGTCAACCTGTTGCCGCTGATTGACGGGGAGACCATCACCACCGTCCTGCCACTGCCGGAGGACGAGGCCGCCTGGGCCGATCTGCACGTCGTCTTCGCCACGTCGAAGGGCAACGTGCGCCGCAACCGCATGTCGGACTTCGCCAACATCCGCTCCAACGGCCTGATCGCCATGAAGCTGGAAGAGGAGGGCGAGCGGCTGATCGGCGTCCACACCTGCTCGGAGACCGACGACGTCCTGCTGGCGACCCGCGGCGGCAAGTGCATCCGCTTCCCGGTCGACGATGTGCGCGTCTTCGCCGGCCGCACCTCCACCGGTGTCCGCGGCATCAAGCTGGCCGATGGGGACGAGGTGGTGTCGCTGTCGATCCTGGCCCATGTCGATGCCACGCCCGAGGAACGCGCCGCCTTCTTCAAGATGAAGCGCGACGAAGGGCTGGAGATGGAGGGCGAGGCCGCTCCGGAAGCCGATGATGTGCCGGCGGACAGCGTCACCCTGACGCAGGAACGCTACGAAGAACTGAAACAGAAGGAACAGTATATTCTGACCGTCTCCGACCGCGGCTATGGCAAGCGCAGCTCGTCCTACGAGTACCGCATCGCCGGTCGCGGGGGCCAGGGCATCTGGAACATGGAGATGGGTGAGCGCAACGGGTCCATCGTCGCGGCCTTCCCGGTCGAATCGAATCATCAGGTGATGATGGTGACCAACGGCGGCCAGGTGATCCGCATGCCCCTGCACGATGTGCGGGTGGCGGGCCGGAAGACGCTGGGCGTGACGCTGTTCCGCGTCGGTGCGGAAGAGCGTGTGGTCTCCGTCGCGACCATCGCCGAGGAAGACGGTGACAATGGCGTTGAGACCGGCGGCGAGGCCAACGGTTCGGACGGTTCCGTCGGCGATGCCGGCAGCGCCGCCACGCCGAACGAATAA
- the coaD gene encoding pantetheine-phosphate adenylyltransferase, which translates to MATSQTETSKGRRIGVYPGTFDPITNGHMDIIQRAARQVDHLIIGVARNAGKGPLYSTDERVAMVREDVAALNAGGASIEVRAFDNLLMHFAIEMNASVIIRGLRAVSDFEYEFQMAGMNARLNPKVETIFLMSSEKHQFISSRFVKEIGRLGGDIRHFVSARVAERLSERFAFEAGNGTTPTTNQT; encoded by the coding sequence ATGGCGACCAGCCAGACCGAGACCAGCAAGGGTCGTCGAATCGGTGTCTATCCCGGCACCTTCGATCCGATCACCAACGGTCACATGGACATCATCCAGCGTGCCGCCCGTCAGGTTGACCACCTGATCATCGGCGTCGCCCGGAATGCCGGCAAAGGGCCGCTCTACTCCACGGACGAGCGGGTCGCCATGGTTCGCGAGGACGTGGCCGCGCTGAACGCCGGCGGGGCCAGCATCGAGGTGCGGGCGTTCGACAATCTGCTGATGCATTTCGCCATCGAGATGAACGCCAGCGTCATCATCCGCGGTCTGCGCGCCGTCTCGGACTTCGAATACGAGTTTCAGATGGCGGGCATGAATGCGCGGTTGAACCCGAAGGTCGAGACGATCTTCCTGATGTCCTCGGAAAAGCACCAGTTCATCTCCTCCCGTTTCGTGAAGGAGATCGGGCGCCTGGGCGGCGACATCCGCCACTTCGTCTCCGCCCGCGTCGCAGAACGCCTGTCCGAGCGTTTTGCGTTCGAAGCCGGCAACGGCACGACTCCGACGACCAACCAGACTTGA
- a CDS encoding ETC complex I subunit, with product MNVRIYQPSKTAMQSGRAKTHRWMLDYEIETPRRPEPLMGWTSSGDTLNQVRLSFETKEEAIAFAEREGWNYTVQEAAVRRVRPRNYADNFRTDRPRF from the coding sequence ATGAACGTCCGGATCTATCAGCCGAGCAAGACGGCCATGCAGTCCGGCCGGGCGAAGACTCACCGTTGGATGCTGGATTACGAGATCGAGACTCCGCGCCGTCCGGAGCCGCTGATGGGCTGGACCAGCTCCGGCGACACGCTGAACCAGGTGCGCCTGTCCTTCGAAACGAAGGAGGAGGCCATTGCGTTCGCGGAGCGCGAGGGCTGGAACTACACCGTTCAGGAAGCGGCGGTTCGCCGCGTCCGTCCGCGCAACTACGCCGACAATTTCCGCACCGACCGCCCGCGCTTCTGA
- a CDS encoding ABC transporter permease, which yields MTAWDALRAALDSLKANPLRSALTMLGIVIGVAAVIAMVAVGAGARDQVLRQIASLGTNLIMVGQGSVVRSGVKLGAGTASTLTEDDALAVLAEIPGVVVTAPSVRWGLQIVAGNQNWGTVLFGVTPDYMDARDWTVATGRGLSDEDVAQANKVVVLGQTVVRNLFGGGDPIGETVRVFSTPMTVVGVLAEKGQNTQGQDQDDVIFVPLSTAKRNIPGMAKSNPRFIHTMVVKMRDGADMAEAQAQIRDLLRQRHRLIPGQDDDFWMRDLSEVSATRDASSRALSFLLAAVAAVSLLVGGIGIMNIMLVSVTERTREIGLRLAIGARRRDILVQFLIESTTLSLIGAAVGVALGIAAAMGVAALAGWPTLIRIDSVVLAVVVSGLIGVFFGLYPARRAALLNPIEALRHE from the coding sequence ATGACCGCATGGGACGCCCTGCGGGCGGCACTCGATTCGCTCAAGGCCAACCCGCTGCGCAGCGCGCTGACCATGCTGGGCATCGTCATCGGCGTCGCCGCGGTGATCGCCATGGTCGCGGTCGGAGCCGGTGCGCGGGATCAGGTGCTGCGCCAGATCGCCAGCCTGGGCACCAACCTGATCATGGTGGGGCAGGGCAGCGTCGTCCGCAGCGGGGTGAAGCTGGGCGCCGGCACCGCATCGACCCTGACGGAGGACGATGCGCTGGCGGTGCTGGCCGAGATCCCCGGCGTGGTGGTGACGGCGCCATCGGTGCGCTGGGGGTTGCAGATCGTCGCCGGCAACCAGAATTGGGGCACGGTGCTGTTCGGCGTCACGCCCGACTATATGGATGCCCGCGACTGGACCGTGGCGACGGGGCGGGGGCTGTCGGACGAGGATGTGGCCCAGGCCAACAAGGTGGTGGTGCTGGGCCAGACGGTGGTGCGTAACCTGTTCGGCGGCGGTGATCCCATCGGCGAGACGGTCCGCGTCTTTTCCACGCCCATGACCGTTGTCGGCGTGCTGGCGGAAAAAGGGCAGAACACCCAGGGGCAGGATCAGGACGACGTCATCTTCGTGCCGTTGTCCACCGCCAAACGCAACATTCCGGGCATGGCGAAGAGCAACCCGCGCTTCATCCACACCATGGTGGTGAAGATGCGGGACGGTGCCGACATGGCGGAGGCGCAGGCCCAGATCCGCGACCTGCTGCGCCAGCGCCACCGGCTGATCCCCGGTCAGGACGACGATTTCTGGATGCGCGACCTGTCGGAGGTGTCGGCGACCCGCGATGCCTCCTCCCGCGCGCTGTCCTTCCTGCTGGCGGCGGTCGCCGCGGTGTCGCTGCTGGTCGGCGGCATCGGCATCATGAACATCATGCTGGTGTCGGTGACCGAGCGCACGCGGGAGATCGGGCTGCGGCTCGCCATCGGGGCGCGGCGGCGCGACATCCTGGTGCAGTTCCTGATCGAATCGACCACCCTCTCGTTGATCGGCGCCGCCGTGGGGGTGGCGCTGGGCATCGCGGCCGCCATGGGGGTTGCCGCGCTTGCCGGCTGGCCGACCCTGATCCGGATCGACTCCGTTGTGCTGGCCGTGGTGGTCAGCGGGTTGATCGGCGTCTTCTTCGGCCTCTATCCGGCCCGGCGGGCCGCCCTGCTCAATCCCATCGAGGCGCTGCGGCACGAATAG
- a CDS encoding ABC transporter ATP-binding protein, which yields MASDPPPPLIAVETLCRHYRMGPQTVHALDDVTVTIARGEFVAVMGPSGSGKSTFMNLLGCLDRPDSGRYRLDGQEVAGLSSDALAAVRNRSIGFVFQSFNLLPRQTALANVMLPMVYAGVGHAERMDRALTALDAVGLRERAGHRPTQLSGGQQQRVAIARALVNDPLLLLADEPTGALDSATSLEIIALFQRLNRRGITVVLVTHEPEVARFAARLLHFRDGRLIDDLRQEPEMAA from the coding sequence TTGGCTTCTGATCCTCCCCCGCCCCTGATCGCCGTCGAGACCCTCTGCCGCCACTACCGCATGGGGCCGCAGACCGTCCATGCGCTGGACGACGTCACCGTCACCATCGCCCGCGGCGAGTTCGTGGCGGTCATGGGGCCGTCGGGATCGGGCAAATCCACCTTCATGAATCTGCTGGGTTGCCTGGACCGTCCCGATTCCGGGCGATACCGGCTGGACGGGCAGGAAGTCGCCGGCCTGTCCTCGGACGCGCTGGCGGCGGTGCGGAACCGCAGCATCGGATTCGTCTTTCAGTCCTTCAACCTGCTGCCGCGGCAGACGGCGCTCGCCAACGTCATGCTGCCGATGGTCTATGCCGGAGTCGGCCATGCCGAGCGTATGGACCGGGCGCTCACGGCGCTCGACGCGGTGGGCCTGCGGGAGCGCGCCGGACATCGGCCGACCCAGCTCTCCGGCGGGCAGCAGCAGCGCGTCGCCATCGCCCGCGCCCTGGTCAACGATCCGCTTCTGCTTCTGGCAGACGAGCCGACGGGAGCGCTCGACAGCGCCACCAGCCTGGAAATCATCGCCCTGTTCCAGCGGCTGAACCGCCGCGGCATCACGGTGGTGCTTGTCACCCACGAACCGGAGGTGGCGCGCTTCGCCGCGCGCCTCCTCCATTTTCGTGACGGCCGGTTGATCGACGACCTGCGCCAGGAGCCGGAGATGGCGGCATGA